A genome region from Microplitis mediator isolate UGA2020A chromosome 4, iyMicMedi2.1, whole genome shotgun sequence includes the following:
- the LOC130666918 gene encoding serine/threonine-protein kinase SMG1 isoform X1, with the protein MNSCENSNASTKLQGSKSSELWEESTSNSSSSIKTVGDTDKFDKKNQKSTKGESDTTNVNDSGVPRGTLVICPRNSGGFLGDHCFSRIKQRTGSGSNTRNEFRMARGNNSGERVRPGQRGRPFKKNQNDRDSNTEGGGGGYHSTSRQKFQESLKNHDNSQNKYYDDKRLNDESRVTKLLRRLCRESDDHFLPLAKQVLENFMILENHRYIRGKLEPICEYLLDALRLSPDTESQRQIIKCFAYIGFIADREFKRYLEWIFGKCTSERKDDIKCLLLKSLGETLKMDTGMEKLNDFAVTIISRLQATLENVEKPDLLMATVDVILIVIESCPEVFSNYFRDTVDILVGWHIDFTQSKKVIAYASRSLRKLETFWISDMQFTLTLLSQFLEDMQSYDEELTLPGSGRSSPGDEPIPGPKECILRITSLISVFNTVVKSVSDNLNPSINPAVQWSFLTECLLKMLRTVMKAIEVDENRDDNNDVQDENSSDNVDNLVDYVKDLKLSQKNIDTLIRNVNQDGVNNQQNLIKVIKSLNYGRRKNSFDSIVNSTLDKDKEQLLIKLIKSLGLKKGNNKNEDASREKEELIIVANECAYHLLGFLQTRITKNHDLLYEFIDLQLSKINIFLDDTIISTLHIIAKVIREVSANLPLEIVHKLLGSDSVLLKLRLRNSIAMQDASLSVYHSLLGLKNIPLLQEAYRYILGDLEIAYKLIIKNLKGFVTNNPLSDMNYKASDAEIIIIFILRALSDLANASNSIIGMWALKPSILELLAVKMCPYDMDLSKNNPLLQYSILYLLYAHCSRYNHFVPSSSLISGSTHCRSIDIFPGAIDVPTASPTSGHLSTILNLIVKCFEINTPEKTFLLLSTWIQEIFIQAEKYLSILNQTDECKMIVSSLLSCGATTHNKISMSICDNLEILISDKKVVWPESIYIKIVDLSILHLTSYDKTLRSKYGNLLMHVPINIVIPRINRQCLQSETKKQRTIDNYSTESLIIAQRLHMRGHHNETHSSTASNSQNNGYGEMQSQHFKTYMAFLLQDYNFDALGLSEIFTLCWPVISRNKTTAKMYEFGMTNQSFLFFWSGIEAAQHCVLNKLRTALGKPQETFTTIEGALKTLARDISCKPEVSKNDKHGLDYSLHEHTRVRLFVEFLEHLERMIHNAAEGCAVSLSPLPKPVRTFFHTNKSTCREWLNRIRLALCVVSLHAGLATNALRNGQRLLEDLSDTEMIQGPEFERATLCTAQALVMLGEAEALQGLYIYTKERDRKFLWLKAAMEEASGRYESAAESYKIILKEHPSTKFEDLELEVNTESVKVDGDTQVAVFVMQRLARCYSAVGDWEQLEAWKIREAEILKRESNDILKRQMQTHSNSKQATCLKDFEMGKVSTIEELSDWTLLDEKATTNWSCSKTIAESSNTLTNIALRVHAGDDSDDFKKNVEFCKKVAAKIIEEGLRNMPSEYLTDSILLQYSASSLANLLDHKKVDMFDLLRVNKIKNLGSNTMTQILWWSEYLAKVPDNNLSAADQVASLRLDLAKSARKEGNFKLAKRQIEKYFVNEQLLGDFDYKFCDITANILEQPININWTKNNMRAFKEMSKLLYTMDSIEDAVKVCSVTALGISRAIINDGDEINELRETGTKLMLTLGKWIQQQEINVTNNAQLNQLLQFEALHNDGLMDKLFGQTTELIPHSDMVIGKLMQLGVNQCPDFPAVWASFAGWCYKWGRKIVDNSQSGQLTEVDVSNIRALLPADITEADSNAILSILSQNKSIPEDEGDIETNDVKTSDMIENQLRQVPALVQSPNQHLGLLVDIWRQAQKRIYSYYELAANAYFKFLELTNNESNDCATITATLRLLRLIVKHALELQDVLETGLSTTPTGPWKEIIPQLFSRLSHPESYVRTRVSELLCRVAENSPHLITFPTVVGAVTDHPKDFEELPTRYENSPNDFDFDEDDGEAAIALSSVATSGETADSHNEENKTFMDACFAQLADCLSNENHDSVNHVKILVKELRRITLLWDELWLATFCQHHTEFYKKFEQLEQEVQKVLDNVWLSSDEKEKLIAEKHRIIVKPIIFVLENLLAITSAPAETPHEKLFQEKFSPCIEEVVRRLKNPKNPAKPQLSSTPLKQLEAKLAQKVNKRGNHTLSMADISPILANMKDTCIAMPGVFATDRNNKIVTIRSVDNIVQILPTKTKPKKLMFHGSDGHVYTYLFKGLEDLHLDERIMQFLSICNTMMSKNNDTRKVYRARHYSVIPLGPRSGLIQWVDGVTPLFALYKRWQQRESTMAGNRGTGNSTAVMRPSELFYNKLAPLLKEHGIPLENRKEWPLPVLKQVLSELMTETPKDLLAKEIWCNSINAGNWWQATKSYSYSVAVMSIIGYIIGLGDRHLDNVLVDLNTGEVVHIDYNVCFEKGKTLRVPEKVPFRMTPNIKTALGVTGVEGIFRLACEHTLRVMRRGRETLLTLLEAFVYDPLVDWRAGAEHSIASYGTCQARARCAGIGRKELEKELTRAMFVVRIAEMRVEWQINRDLMIRALPMLSCHLAEWLETNESLRQCQDVLQDRHQQLGLVKEAQAIGRNHSLYSVVNRYNSIKRARDAYEKAQLGLKDKMEECEKQISMHNIALATVRGPQLARWLAEYGTPSITRDDHMVFDLVKEFLQNAGQNQMILQCEQSENELTQLASQESLLIRSCLDLLSQYSAICSLYPLSTLAQHRTVAYHSFAGKLLTTRTTEICNEVMSQFEAAYQPAAVNDSRVQKIVGFSYQVQVIMNEVKERYSKYYERMVANEGLPEAQVRIDQIYADAIVQINSFLKRDKSADKALELVNITALCALNKRYLMMEGAAKCAGECLVDLTLREGEWFLDEMRLMSSLIVELTSLIPIDLRLSAVTAAANQSEDEILIARTLECLKSADAIYKGLQELNYNFHMIILPEALKTIITEEPSVMVMINEIEDIIVSSGRPLAELLSQLEIHLRCTLMDMEGPQTVVQSIVSNMRLRFEALLSRSVEINQDSSSESLTPGQMLLMGFNGLFEKLQVEGNALIATLGSLDIPTCWKKIDQIREAKEIAVPIFHEAARRVLDDIFLIKRLHTINEFFSMCREIANAFKGADGVMNIYDDDRLNKPVKIFTADFVSRQLLGVISQTLAIAICLLLQRMGLNVTGEIEQRDIGAESKVSIEELCRKMVDTSLKTGAISGTVYGQAGSLISTLESIWRRKQCSRVAQQGVEIARGTLQRLQIQFTAHHWIHEDSLLLARSNLSTINPLNRPTFMLELRKTAAALSSLQSRVCEARDQQQNLVASVDQRLKWAAGANPALAEVMAAFDNAVLSSNEKLTRQQNLALIITTTCNSILHYEALRTKTSESITHDANFIKLIKQWEESCVLRTNLAVNISTIEENLVELLQLENNIDANWLRRAEKITSDAILENQLVLKKKQESHAIAHLHLRERTADIQGLLSEHHRLMTDVRGLLKTMLKQENKSGLGEFLSEYRTFIEGISGMVKDLEADNLEPLRVIEAEGQLGTLLSKVSSVYDELLEFANESTSGAKPKFIDENIGVKKKSKLMRQDTNICFSPRKGVPLTRDPTTGKAVQERNVYALNVWRRVRMKLEGRDPNPSRKYTTAEQVEYVIREAQNFDNLALLYEGWTPWV; encoded by the exons ATGAATCAAGAGTTACTAAACTTTTACGACGGCTGTGTCGGGAAAGTGACGACCATTTTTTACCACTTGCAAAACAAGTTTTGGAGAACTTTATGATACTTGAAAATCATAGATATATAAGGGGTAAATTGGAACCAATATGTGAATATCTCCTTGATGCGTTACGATTGAGTCCAGATACCGAATCACAGagacaaattattaaatgttttgCTTACATTGGTTTTATTGCTGATCGTGAATTTAAAAG atACTTGGAGTGGATATTCGGAAAGTGTACGAGCGAACGTAAGGATGACATAAAATGTTTGCTGTTAAAATCATTGGGAGAAACTTTGAAAATGGATACCGGCATGGAGAAGTTGAATGACTTTGCTgtg ACAATAATATCTCGGCTGCAAGCAACGTTGGAAAACGTTGAAAAGCCAGACCTACTCATGGCGACAGTCGATGTCATTCTTATTGTCATCGAATCCTGTCCGGAAGTTTTCTCAAATTATTTTCGTGATACCGTTGATATATTAGTCGGATGGCACATAGATTTTACTCagtcaaaaaaagtaattgcTTATGCAAGTCGAAGCTTGAGAAAGCTCGAGACATTTTGGATTTCTGATATGCAATTTACTTTGACACTACTCAGTCAATTTCTCGAGGACATGCAGAGCTACGACGAAGAGCTGACATTACCCGGCTCCGGAAGAAGTTCACCAGGCGATGAACCTATTCCTGGACCTAAAGAATGTATCTTGAGAATAACTTCACTTATTTCAGTATTTAATACAGTCGTTAAAAGTGTTTCCGATAATCTTAACCCAAGTATTAATCCTGCTGTCCAATGGAGCTTCTTAACTGagtgtttattaaaaatgttgaGGACTGTAATGAAGGCTATCGAAGTTGATGAAAATAGAGATGACAATAATGATGTACAGGATGAAAACTCCAGCGACAATGTTGATAATCTCGTTGATTAtgtaaaagatttaaaattatcacaaaaaaatatcgacaCGTTAATTAGAAATGTTAATCAAGATGGAGTTAATAATCagcaaaatttaataaaagttattaaatcattgaattacggaagaagaaaaaattcatttgattCAATTGTTAATTCTACGTTAGATAAAGACAAAGAACAGTtactgattaaattaataaaatcattggGGCTGAAAAAGGGGAATAATAAAAACGAAGATGCGTCGCGAGAAAAAGAAGAATTGATAATCGTCGCCAATGAGTGCGCTTACCATCTTTTAGGATTTCTTCAAACGCGCATTACAAAAAATCACGATTTACTCTACGAGTTCATAGATCTtcaattaagtaaaataaatatttttctagacGACACAATTATTTCTACACTGCACATTATTGCTAAGGTTATCAGAGAAGTATCAGCAAATCTACCACTGGAAATCGTCCACAAGCTTCTTGGCAGCGATTCtgttttacttaaattacgtTTGAGAAATTCAATTGCTATGCAGGATGCAAGTTTATCTGTTTATCACAGTCTTctaggattaaaaaatattccttTGCTACAAGAAGCATATCGTTACATACTTGGTGATCTAGAGATCGcttataaattgataattaaaaatttaaaaggcTTTGTCACAAATAATCCTCTCAGTGACATGAATTACAAAGCAAGTGAcgctgaaataataattatttttatattacgcGCACTTTCTGATCTAGCCAATGCCAGTAATTCGATAATAGGCATGTGGGCATTAAAACCAAGTATTTTAGAACTGCTGGCTGTTAAAATGTGTCCTTATGatatggatttatcaaaaaataatccgCTCCTTCAGTACAGTATTTTGTATCTATTGTATGCTCATTGTTCGCGATACAATCATTTTGTTCCCAGCTCAAGTCTTATATCTGGATCGACCCATTGCCGTtctattgatatatttcccgGCGCAATTGATGTACCAACAGCTTCGCCAACAAGCGGTCACTTgtcaacaattttaaatttaattgtcaaatgttttgaaataaatacaccggaaaaaacatttttattactttctaCGTGGATACAAGAGATATTTATTCAAGCTGagaaatatttaagtattCTCAATCAAACAGACGAATGTAAGATGATTGTTTCAAGTTTATTGTCATGTGGAGCAACGactcataataaaatatcaatgtcAATTTGCGATAATCTTGAAATACTGATAAGTGACAAGAAAGTTGTGTGGCCGGAGTCGATTTACATCAAAATTGTTGATCTTTCAATTCTACATCTTACGTCTTATGATAAAACATTACGAAGTAAATATGGTAATTTACTTATGCACGTACCTATTAATATTGTAATACCGAGAATTAATCGTCAGTGTCTTCAATCAGAGACAAAAAAACAACGGactattgataattattcaaCAGAATCTCTGATTATAGCCCAGAGACTCCACATGCGAGGTCATCACAATGAAACTCACAGTAGTACAGCCAGTAATAGTCAAAATAATGGCTATGGAGAAATGCAATCGCAGCATTTTAAAACTTATATGGCATTTTTACTCCAAGATTACAACTTTGATGCATTGGGTCTGTCGGAAATATTTACTCTGTGCTGGCCAGTGATATCGCGAAATAAAACAACCGCTAAAATGTACGAATTCGGTATGACAAATCAatcatttctatttttttggaGCGGCATTGAAGCAGCCCAGCATTGCGtgctaaataaattacgtactGCATTAGGAAAACCTCAGGAAACATTCACTACAATTGAAGGAGCTCTTAAAACTCTTGCTCGTGATATTTCTTGCAAACCGGaagtatcgaaaaatgataaacatGGTCTTGATTATTCACTCCACGAGCATACGAGGGTAAGATTGTTTGTTGAGTTTTTGGAGCACTTGGAGAGAATGATTCATAACGCAGCTGAAGGATGTGCTGTTTCTTTGTCACCTTTACCCAAACCTGTGAGAACATTTTTCCATACAAATAAATCAACTTGCCGGGAATGGTTGAATCGTATACGACTGGCTCTGTGTGTTGTGTCTCTCCACGCAGGGCTGGCTACAAATGCGCTGCGTAATGGCCAGCGTCTGCTGGAAGACTTGAGTGACACTGAAATGATACAGGGACCAGAGTTTGAAAGAGCGACTTTGTGCACAGCCCAAGCTTTGGTAATGTTGGGCGAAGCTGAAGCTTTACaaggattatatatttacacaaaAGAACgggacagaaaatttttgtggtTGAAAGCGGCCATGGAAGAAGCTTCCGGACGCTACGAAAGTGCAGCTGAGAGttacaaaattatattgaaagaacATCCGTCAACTAAATTCGAAGATCTAGAGCTGGAAGTAAATACTGAGTCAGTTAAAGTAGACGGGGATACTCAAGTCGCGGTGTTTGTGATGCAGCGGTTGGCTAGATGTTACTCTGCGGTTGGAGATTGGGAGCAGCTTGAGGCCTGGAAAATTCGTGAAGCTGAGATTCTTAAGCGAGAGAGTAACGATATTTTGAAAAGACAAATGCAGACTCATTCAAATTCAAAGCAGGCCACGTGCTTGAAAGATTTTGAAATGGGCAAAGTATCAACGATTGAAGAACTTTCTGATTGGACGTTGCTTGATGAAAAAGCAACTACCAATTGGAGCTGCTCTAAAACAATTGCCGAAAGTTCAAACACGTTAACTAATATCGCTCTGAGAGTCCATGCTGGTGATGATAGTGATGATTTTAAGAAGAATGTTGAATTTTGCAAGAAAGTTGCTGCTAAAATTATCGAAGAGGGTCTACGAAATATGCCCTCAGAGTATCTGACTGATTCGATTCTTTTGCAGTACTCAGCGTCCAGTCTTGCGAATCTCCTTGATCACAAAAAAGTCGACATGTTTGATCTTTTgcgtgtaaataaaattaaaaatcttggCTCCAATACGATGACTCAAATCCTCTGGTGGTCAGAATATTTGGCAAAAGTACCAGACAATAATTTATCAGCCGCTGATCAAGTTGCGAGTTTGAGATTGGATTTGGCCAAAAGTGCGCGCAAAGAGGGTAATTTCAAATTAGCCAAACGtcaaattgaaaagtattttgtTAACGAACAGCTTCTTGGAGactttgattataaattttgtgacATAACTGCTAATATTCTTGAGCAGCCGATTAATATTAACTggactaaaaataatatgcgTGCATTTAAAGAGATGTCAAAATTACTGTATACTATGGACTCAATTGAAGATGCGGTAAAGGTTTGCAGTGTCACGGCTCTCGGAATATCACGAGCAATTATAAATGATGGAgatgaaataaatgaattgaGAGAAACAGGAACTAAATTGATGCTTACTTTGGGTAAATGGATTCAACAACAGGAAATAAATGTCACAAATAATGCTCAGCTGAATCAGCTCCTTCAATTCGAAGCTCTGCACAACGACGGGCTGATGGACAAACTATTTGGACAGACAACAGAGCTGATCCCACACTCAGATATGGTAATTGGAAAGCTGATGCAATTAGGAGTTAATCAATGTCCGGATTTCCCAGCCGTCTGGGCGAGTTTTGCCGGGTGGTGTTACAAATGGGGGCGTAAAATTGTTGACAATTCACAATCTGGACAGTTAACAGAAGTTGATGTAAGCAATATTCGTGCTCTTCTTCCAGCTGACATTACAGAGGCTGATTCAAATGCCATACTGTCAATATTGAGTCAGAATAAAAGTATTCCTGAAGACGAAGGTGATATTGAGACGAATGATGTTAAAACTTCCGATATGATTGAAAATCAATTGCGTCAAGTGCCGGCGCTGGTGCAATCTCCTAATCAACATCTGGGTTTGCTCGTTGACATATGGCGTCAAGCGCAAAAACGAATTTATTCTTATTACGAGCTTGCAGCAAACGCTTACTTTAAATTCTTGGAATTGACGAATAATGAATCAAATGATTGTGCTACAATAACTGCTACTCTACGGCTGCTGAGACTTATCGTAAAACACGCTCTGGAGCTTCAAGATGTACTGGAGACTGGACTCTCTACTACACCCACTGGACCCTggaaagaaataattcctcAATTATTTTCACGACTAAGTCACCCTGAATCTTACGTCCGTACAAGAGTTTCAGAACTACTGTGTCGGGTCGCCGAAAATAGTCCCCATCTGATCACATTCCCTACAGTCGTAGGAGCAGTTACGGATCATCCGAAAGATTTCGAAGAGCTTCCAACAAGATACGAAAATTCACCGAatgattttgattttgatGAAGACGATGGCGAAGCGGCGATCGCTTTGTCATCAGTAGCTACCAGCGGTGAGACTGCTGATTCTCATAATGaagaaaacaaaacttttatgGACGCATGCTTTGCTCAGTTGGCTGATTGTCTCTCCAATGAAAATCACGACTCTGTTAATCATGTCAAGATACTCGTAAAAGAACTGCGTAGAATAACTCTACTGTGGGACGAATTATGGCTGGCAACTTTCTGTCAACATCACActgagttttataaaaaattcgaacAGTTGGAGCAGGAAGTACAAAAAGTACTGGACAATGTGTGGTTGTCTAGTGATGAAAAAGAAAAGCTTATTGCTGAAAAACACAGAATTATTGTTAAGCCAATCATATTCGTGCTGGAAAACCTTCTGGCCATCACCTCAGCTCCTGCAGAGACACCGCACGAGAAATTATTCCAAGAAAAGTTCTCGCCGTGTATTGAAGAAGTCGTGCGGAGATTGAAAAACCCTAAGAATCCAGCAAAACCGCAATTGTCATCGACGCCATTGAAGCAACTAGAAGCTAAATTGGCCCAAAAAGTTAACAAAAGAGGCAACCATACGTTGAGTATGGCTGACATAAGTCCGATACTTGCAAATATGAAGGACACATGTATTGCAATGCCCGGTGTATTTGCGACAGatcgtaataataaaatagtgaCAATAAGGTCTGTGGATAATATTGTACAAATTCTTCCAACAAAAACAAAAccgaaaaaattgatgtttcATGGATCGGACGGTcatgtatatacatatctatTTAAGGGCTTAGAGGATCTCCATTTAGACGAGCGTATTATGCAGTTTCTCAGTATCTGTAACACAatgatgtcaaaaaataatgacacGAGAAAAGTTTACAGAGCACGGCATTATTCAGTGATACCACTGGGACCAAGATCAGGATTAATTCAATGGGTTGATGGTGTTACGCCGCTCTTTGCTCTGTACAAAAGATGGCAACAACGAGAAAGTACCATGGCGGGAAATCGTGGTACCGGTAATTCAACAGCTGTTATGAGACCAtctgaattattttacaataaattggCTCCGCTGTTAAAAGAACACGGCATTCCattggaaaatagaaaagagtGGCCGCTTCCTGTTCTCAAACAAGTTTTGTCGGAATTGATGACAGAAACACCTAAAGATTTATTGGCCAAAGAGATATGGTGCAATAGTATCAATGCTGGTAACTGGTGGCAAGCAACTAAAAGTTATTCATACTCGGTTGCAGTAATGTCGATAATTGGTTACATAATTGGTCTAGGTGATCGTCATTTAGATAATGTACTAGTTGATTTAAACACCGGCGAAGTTGTTCATATTGATTACAACGTTTGTTTTGAGAAGGGAAAAACTTTGCGTGTTCCTGAAAAAGTTCCTTTCAGAATGACTCCGAATATAAAGACCGCGCTCGGAGTAACTGGCGTTGAAGGAATATTCCGACTGGCTTGTGAACATACTTTGAGAGTTATGCGCCGCGGTCGAGAAACTCTGCTGACATTACTAGAAGCTTTTGTCTACGACCCACTGGTAGATTGGCGTGCCGGCGCTGAGCACAGCATCGCAAGCTACGGAACCTGTCAAGCAAGAGCTCGATGTGCGGGAATTGGCAGAAAGGAGCTAGAAAAAGAGCTAACTCGTGCCATGTTCGTTGTAAGAATCGCTGAAATGCGGGTAGAATGGCAAATCAACCGCGATCTGATGATCCGGGCGCTTCCAATGCTCTCATGTCATCTGGCAGAGTGGCTAGAGACCAATGAGTCATTGCGTCAGTGTCAGGATGTACTGCAGGATCGCCATCAACAGTTGGGTTTAGTGAAAGAAGCCCAGGCTATCGGGCGCAATCATTCTTTGTACTCGGTTGTTAATAGGTACAATTCCATAAAAAGAGCAAGAGATGCTTACGAAAAAGCTCAGCTGGGGTTGAAAGACAAGATGGAGGAGTGCGAGAAACAAATAAGCATGCACAATATCGCTTTGGCAACTGTCAGAGGACCACAATTGGCACGATGGCTCGCGGAGTACGGAACCCCTTCAATAACTCGCGACGATCATATGGTTTTTGATCTAGTGAAAGAGTTCCTTCAAAACGCCGGACAAAATCAAATGATTTTACAGTGCGAACAATCTGAAAATGAGCTGACACAATTAGCATCACAAGAGTCATTATTAATCCGTTCGTGTCTTGATTTGCTGAGTCAGTACTCTGCTATTTGCAGTCTGTATCCTCTGAGCACACTTGCCCAACATCGCACTGTCGCTTATCATTCATTTGCCGGAAAATTATTAACCACGAGAACAACTGAAATTTGTAATGAAGTAATGTCACAATTTGAAGCGGCTTATCAGCCGGCAGCAGTTAATGATTCACGAGTACAAAAAATTGTTGGATTTTCTTATCAAGTCCAAGTAATTATGAACGAGGTAAAAGAACGATATAGTAAATATTACGAGCGTATGGTTGCAAATGAAGGACTACCTGAGGCTCAAGTAAGAATTGACCAAATATATGCTGATGCTATTGtgcaaataaattcatttttgaagAGAGACAAGTCAGCCGACAAAGCTTTAGAGTTGGTAAATATCACCGCGCTATGTGCTTTAAACAAAAGGTACCTGATGATGGAGGGGGCTGCCAAGTGCGCTGGCGAGTGCTTGGTGGATTTAACATTAAGAGAAGGTGAATGGTTTTTGGATGAAATGCGTTTAATGTCTTCCTTAATTGTCGAGTTAACGAGTCTCATACCGATTGATTTACGATTGTCTGCGGTGACAGCAGCAGCTAATCAGTCTGAAGATGAAATCTTAATAGCGCGCACTCTCGAATGCCTTAAGAGTGCTGACGCTATTTACAAAGGACTTCAAgaacttaattataatttccaTATGATTATACTGCCAGAGGCattgaaaacaataattactgAGGAGCCAAGTGTTATGGTGATGATTAATGAAATAGAAGATATAATAGTGTCCAGTGGGAGACCACTGGCTGAATTATTATCACAATTAGAGATCCATTTACGTTGCACACTTATGGATATGGAAGGACCACAAACTGTTGTACAAAGTATTGTTTCAAATATGCGATTAAGATTCGAAGCTTTATTATCTAGATCTGTTGAAATTAATCAAGACTCTAGTTCTGAGTCTCTAACACCGGGACAGATGTTGCTGATGGGATTTAATGGactgtttgaaaaattacaggtTGAAGGAAACGCGCTGATTGCTACTCTTGGTAGTCTTGATATCCCTACATGCTGGAAAAAAATAGATCAGATAAGAGAAGCTAAAGAAATAGCAGTGCCGATATTTCATGAAGCTGCGCGTCGGGTTTTGgacgatatttttttgataaaaagatTGCATActatcaatgaatttttttcaatgtgtcGTGAGATAGCGAATGCTTTCAAAGGCGCTGATGGAGTGATGAATATTTATGATGATGACAGATTAAATAAaccagttaaaattttcactgcCGATTTTGTTTCACGTCAGCTTCTAGGAGTAATTTCTCAAACTTTAGCTATCGCTATTTGTCTTTTGTTGCAGCGCATGGGTTTAAATGTTACTGGGGAAATTGAGCAGCGAGATATTGGGGCTGAAAGTAAAGTTTCTATTGAAGAATTGTGTCGGAAAATGGTGGACACGAGTTTAAAAACTGGCGCTATATCTGGAACAGTTTACGGCCAAGCAGGATCGTTGATCAGCACTTTGGAAAGTATTTGGAGACGTAAGCAGTGCTCGAGAGTAGCACAGCAAGGTGTTGAAATAGCACGTGGTACACTTCAGAGATTGCAAATTCAGTTTACGGCTCACCATTGGATCCACGAAGACAGTTTACTGCTTGCACGTTCAAATCTAAGTACAATTAATCCTTTAAATCGTCCGACGTTTATGCTAGAGCTTAGGAAAACAGCGGCAGCTCTTTCGAGTTTGCAGTCACGAGTATGCGAAGCCCGGGATCAACAGCAAAATCTCGTAGCCAGCGTTGATCAACGTCTCAAGTGGGCTGCCGGAGCTAATCCAGCTCTAGCAGAAGTTATGGCTGCCTTCGATAACGCCGTGCTGTCATCAAATGAAAAACTAACTCGTCAACAAAATCTCGCTCTCATTATCACGACAACTTGCAATTCTATTTTACATTACGAAGCACTTAGAACAAAAACTTCTGAAAGTATTACGCACgatgcaaattttataaaattaataaaacagtGGGAAGAGAGTTGTGTGCTACGCACTAATTTAGCCGTTAATATTTCAACGATCGAAGAAAATCTTGTCGAATTACTCCAACTGGAAAATAACATCGACGCCAATTGGCTGAGACGGGCGGAAAAAATAACGTCGGACGCTATTTTAGAGAACCAGCTGGTACTCAAGAAGAAACAAGAATCCCATGCTATTGCGCATCTTCATCTTCGAGAAAGGACCGCGGATATTCAAGGACTCCTGTCTGAACACCATCGGCTGATGACTGACGTAAGAGGATTACTAAAAACTATGCTGAAGCAGGAGAATAAATCCGGGCTCGGTGAATTCCTGTCTGAGTACCGAACTTTCATTGAAGGGATATCGGGTATGGTGAAAGATTTAGAAGCGGATAATCTTGAGCCTCTGAGAGTTATTGAGGCCGAGGGTCAACTGGGAACTCTTTTAAGTAAAGTATCGAGCGTCTACGACGAGCTATTGGAGTTTGCAAACGAATCTACGAGCGGGGCTAAGCCgaaatttattgatgaaaatattggagttaaaaagaaaagtaaactGATGCGGCAGGACACAAACATTTGTTTCAGTCCGCGGAAAGGAGTTCCGTTGACCAGGGATCCTACTACAGGCAAAG ctgTACAAGAGAGAAATGTGTACGCGTTAAATGTCTGGCGACGCGTGCGCATGAAACTGGAGGGCCGCGATCCAAATCCGTCACGTAAATACACGACAGCTGAACAAGTGGAGTACGTAATCCGCGAGGCGCAAAATTTCGACAATTTGGCCCTGCTCTATGAGGGTTGGACTCCGTGGGTGTGA